DNA from Candidatus Zixiibacteriota bacterium:
TGTATTGTCACAGGAAGCTGAAGGACCTGTTCAGAACTGTCTTCAATGAGATTGTCGAAGAAAAGCTCAAATCCAAAGTCGTCTCGTATGGCGGCTGCTTTGAGTACCGCCTGAAACGTGGCACTCATGAGCTTTCCACTCATAGTTGGGGGATAGCTATCGACCTGAACGTGAAGACTAACCAGGTGGGCACGAAGGGCGATATGGCCCCGGGCATCGTGGCGGTATTCAAGCGGCATGGTTTCAACTGGGGAGGTGACTGGTCGGGGCGGCGATGCGACCCGATGCATTTTCAGTTCTGCGATGGGTATTGACGGGTAGCAAAGCGGTCCTGCAAAACCGGAGTGAATCGGATTGACCGCAGATGGAAGTTCCACCGGTCCTTGTGGAGAGACCTGATGACAACATTATCGGAAAGAACGAACATCATTAAGCAATTGAAGTACGCCCTGAGTATTGTGGCAATGTTGGCCGTGGCTTCGTGTGGCAAAAACCATAGCAACCCGGTCAATCGCACTTTCGATTCCATCCTTGATCTATATGATGAATACAGAGTTGTTCATTTAGGTGAACGGCACTGGAATATGACCGATTACGATTTCCGAATATCCCTGATTAATTATCCCCGCTTTGCTGAGGTGGTAGACGATATCGTGATTGAAAGCGGAAACTATCTGTATCAGCATGTTCTGGACGAGTTCATTGTGGAACTCAAGGACCCACCCAAGTCCGAGCTGCAGAAGGTCTGGCGCAACACGGTGGTAACAACCGGTGTTTGGGACGCTACCATCTACAAAGAGTTCATTTATGCGGTGAGAGCGGTTAATGAGGGCCTGTCTCCGGACCAGAGGATCAGGCTGATTGCAGCCGAACCTCCAATAGAGTGGAGCAAGGTTCACACTGTCGATGAGTTTCAGGCATACTTCTGTCAACGCAGCACTCATACCCCTGCGATTATAAAAACAGAAGTCATCGACAAGGGTCGGAAAGCCTTCGTTGTTTATGGCGGAGCGCATTTCTACAAGTCGGGCGGGACAATGGCCGGCTGCGCCAAGAACATAAGGGCAAATCTCGAAGAGATGACCGGCATTCAGGTGTTCAACATCGAGCCGGTAAGCGGCGATGAGACTTATCCCTGGAATTTCAATGACGTGATACCTTCCGACAGCGTTCCACTATTTCTTAATCTCACGAAGACGGACGCCTCCGCTTATATGACGGCGCCACTTTCTGCAAACATCTTCGGCGAACAAGAGGTACTGTACGACGGAGTTCTTTATCTGGGACCAGGTCCGGACTTAGAGGCCGACTACGACCCCGAGGCTGCGAACGATTCAGTTTACCAGACGGAATTCGAACGTCGTCGTGCGATAGAGTCTCAAAGATGGTGACTTGGTTACCTGATTGAGCAAATCATGAGAAGCGGTTGTATATGAAGACGCGGTCAGTAACAAATAATCGGGGTGAGAGGATTTGAACCTCCGACGTCTTGCTCCCAAAGCAAGTGCGCTAACCAGACTGCGCCACACCCCGAATCAGGCCAGACATAATAGCCCCAACCCCCACACCTGTCAAGACGATATTGCCGCGCTCGCAACGGGCTGGGTGGCACCCTCAAACTCGGTTTGGGGGTGACTCTTGAGATTATCCGTCCCAAACAAGGTTTGAGACGGCCACCCGCCGATTTTCTTGTAGGGCAGGACCGCTTCTGGTCCTGCCGATTTGGCGGGTTCACGCCGCGGCGCGCAGGCGAAGACGGACCCGCCCTACTCGTTACCTTATTCAGTAAGCTCGTGGTGTCGGTCGACCTCGCCCGACACCAGTCTGCCGACGTGCCAGCCGTCAGGCGAGTCACCCGACGGCACCTGCAATCTAAGGCCCACCACAAACAGTTTTGAAAATTCCCGTCCGATCCGTAAATTCCACTCCAATGAAAAAGCAAAACCTGATCGGACAAACGATCACACAGATGGAAAAGCTCATGACCGACATGGGCGAACGATCCTACCGCGGACGACAATTGTTTACCTGGCTCTATAGTGTCAGGCAGTACGATTTCGACCTAATGACCGACCTGTCGAAAGAGTGTCGCAAGAGGCTTGCTGAAAAATATGAGTTTACGGTTCCGTCAGTTGCTCATGAGGATGTCTCAACCGATGGCACCCGCAAGTTTCTGTTCGATCTCAATGACGGTGAGCAGATCGAAACTGTTCTCATCCCTGATCCGGAAGCGGACCGGTGTACAGTGTGCGTCTCATCGCAAGTTGGCTGCGCGCTCGGTTGTCGTTTTTGCGCAACCGCTACGCTGGGCTTCACGCGCAATCTGAGCGTGGGGGAGATACTGGGTCAGTTGATTCGACTGCGGGATAAGTTCGGCGAGGATGCTTTCACCAACGTCGTTTTTATGGGCATGGGTGAACCGATGATGAACCTGGATAACGTACTCGCCGCTGTCGGCATACTGTCTGCCGACGCCGGCATGTCTCATGCAGCCAAGAAGGTCACGATCTCTACCGCCGGTGTCATTCCGGCGATTCGCAAACTGGCCGACAGTGGAAGCAAAGCCAGGTTGGCCGTATCACTGAATGCCGCCACCCAGGAGAAGCGGGTACAGATTATGCCGGTGAGTCGCAAGTATCCGCTCGATGAACTCATGAAAACCCTGGAATACTACACGACCAAAACAGGGGCCAGAGTAACTTTTGAGTACGCCCTGTTTGCTGGATTCAACGATACCAAAGAGGATATCAAAGCGATCAGTCGCGTGGTGCGAGGAATTCCTTGCAAAATCAACCTGTTGGCGTATAATCGTGTTAACAATCTGCCGTTTGAACGACCGTCTGACGAAAAACTGGATTGGTTTGCACGGCAGTTATATCCCAAAGTGCCGGCCGTAACGGTGCGCAGGAGTCGAGGTGATGATATTGCCGCCGCCTGTGGCCAGTTGGCAGGTCGGGCAAAGAAGGCAGGAGAATCCAGATGATCAAGCCCGTTCAGTTTCTGATGGTAGCAGTTTTGACTCTCACCATATCCGCCTGTGCTCAGGCTCCCACGTCTGGAGTGATCGTCGGCAAAATAGAACGCGACCTCCGGTGGGGTGATCGCAGAGCCAACTTCGATGTGACCAACAGCACCGAAGACCTGAAGTTTCTGACCGTAGAAGCCGAGATCGAGTTTACCGGCGGGGGGCTCAATCCACACCGCCGGACGATAGCTCATGTCATTCTCCCGCCGGGTGCCACCGAAACTGTGTCGGCACGCCTATACATACCCGGAAACTACGGAACGGCCAATGGGCAAATCAGGATTCACGACGTGGTTGACACTCTTGATATTATCCTGCCCAGTCAGAAATGTTTCGAAGACAATTTCATGATCACTTTTCATCCGCCGGAAAGCATTCAGCCCTATCTGGAGGTTGAACTCACTTTGCCGCCGCGCGTGGACGAACATCCCGACTTCGATAACCAACTGGCTCGTTTGATGCTCGTTCTCCTCAACGAAGGCAAATCGCTTGACGAGATCGCCGCCATGACCGCGGCCGATACCGCCTTTGTGAAGACGATGTACGAGGCGATGCAGTCCGACGGGTACGTTAAGTGGGAGGAGGACAGGTCGGTGTTGCAGTTTCCACTTATCACGGTGGACGAAGCGGAGCAGGCCAAGCAGATGGCCGAAAAGGTCTCCGATAGCCTGGTGGCAACCGTGCGTGGCAATCTGGCCAACTACCAGCGGGTGATTGATAGCCTGATTACCACCGGATCATTGTCGGCCGACAGCAATTCCTTCCTGGACGGCGGTACCATCCTGCACCATCCTTACCCGGTAATAGCCGGGCTACTCTTGTGGTGGGACCTGGGCCAGAGTTTTATCACTCGCTCGGCGCCACTTCTGATCTATGACGGTACCGACGAGTGCAACGCACATATCCCCGCCTACATGTACGCTGTTCAGGGGGGAGCATATTTCAACGGCACCAATTTCTATGCTCTGATGAGTAACAAAAGTCGCTTCGGCATCTCTTTCGGTGATAGTCTTCCCGTTCTCGAATGTGAGGAAAACTTTATCAGAGTTGGTCAGCAGAAGAGACCTGCTCGGTTCACATTTTCGAGTGAGTCTCGCCAGGAGACATTTACAATCGATACCGTTTTGGTTCGGCCGGCCTTGAACGCGCTGAAGGGGGAGGTCGACAGTTTGTTGGTGGATACCTATTTCCAGTTGAGAGACCTGGCCACCAGTTTTGGTCATGCCAAAGCATCTTACGGCATGCGCTACTGGTTTTGGAACCTGACCGCGAGTCGTACGCAGGTTAAACTGGTGCAGCAAGCAGTACTTAAGCGTCGCGGTAATGGTCAGTTCAAGTTCACACCCCACCGAGGTCGAGGACTCAGAGGTAAGAAAGGATGAGATCGTTACCCACGGTTTTGGCTGCAATGATGGCTGGTCTGGTATTGCTGATCGGATGTGCCGAGGAGCCGCCTGCCCGCAACCACATTCCGATCCTCAAGGAACGACTCTTCAAACTGCAGGAAGCAGTGAAAGTGCAGAACCGAGCGGCTATCGACTCTCTGCTCTCCGTGCAAATCCTGGATGTCGATCAGGACTCCGACTCGTTGCTTAAGTTCACCTATGGCACCGACGGCAGTTTTGCGTTTCGCCAGTTTGCAACCGGGGGGATCGTCTACACCAACGAGACAGCGCGCATTGAATGCTACACTATGGACAGCACCCAGACAAGAGATAGACCCCTGATCCTGACCTATGTCTTTGAACACGACCAATGGTTGCTTAAGCGCTTCGAACCGGGTGAGGTTGAAGCCGATAGTTCCGACGCCATCTAAGTCATGTCCGGAGTCGGCATCGTTTTGCAGGCCGATCTGTTCGACGCATTCCATGTCATAAACACGGTCAGATTTGTCGTCTTTTCGCTTGACACGCCGGTGTCTGTTTCATATACTGGCCATAGTTACGACATCATTGTACGACATCAGTAAACTAGGTTCGCAAAGAGTCGGTGACTCCGAAGGCAGTATTTGGGTTCACTCCGTGATATGCCTGGGATCACTTGATTGGCAGAGGGTTGACGGACGTCTGGGCACTGGTGGTTCTTAAAACTACATCTTCTGTTTCTTACATCAGCGTGATGAATAGTCGGTAAGCCAAACGCAAACCGTACGCCATCGTCCACTAACGGTACAAAACCCAGCCGTGGTGACCCTTCAGTCATGTCCTAAGCCGTAGCCCTAGCTGGCAGAGTGTGAACGAATCAGAGGCACCGATTCAGGCGCAGGTAGGATCAGGGAATGCCATTTGATAGCGAACATTCGCGCCGTACAGATTTGCCACTGAGCTTTCTCTGTGCGGGTAGTTCGGCGCTGCTGATTGCGGTGTCTCATCTGTATCCCGAATTCTGGTTCGTTTCCCTGATTGCTCTCATCCCCTTCTTGTGGCGTGCGGTCAGTGTGGGGCTTCTCGAATCGATCCTCCTGGGCGTACTGCTGGCTGCATCTTACTGTTTTGTCTCATTTAGGTTGGACTCGTGGGCAACTCTCGGCGCCTTCCTGTTCGCGCTCGGTGGTTTGGTCGTCCTGTTTGCTCTCTACGGGACCGTTGTTAACAGAATAGGTAAGTATATTGGCATCAACGTCATCTTCATATCAGCCGTGTGGCTGCCGATCGAATATGCACTGAGCCACTACACCGGTTTGGGTAGCCTCCTGGCAATGTCGGCCCCCGAGAGCGGCTTACTGTTCAGAATCGGCTCTCTATTTGGGATGCTGATGATCTCGTTTGCTATTGTTATTGTCAATTCGATCATCCTGATCATCATTAGACATATCGCTGATGCGTCACTTTCGCGCGGCATACTTCCCTCATCGGATGCTGAACGTTCTTTAGTTTCTTTCAAGGAGATCATACTTGAAAGGCGCTACTGCATTTTTCCCGCTCCTCGTGCGCCACCGTTATCGAGAAATGTAACGTGACTATTTAATGGCGCGGATACCCTATATGTTTTCGGAGTGGGATGAGTCAATAGATCTTCCCCGTAAAACGCAGTATCGGTCAAAGGACCGACTCGGCAGTCGTGAGCGATAGGCCACCCCGCCAGCATGGTCATTGAGTCACACTCGCCCAACGCGAGTAAGGCTTGCCGATAACTTGAATCCGTAGGAGAATACAATGAAGTTTAGAATAGCAATGGTTGTTGCAATTGCACTGGCCTTCTCTTTGGTTGCTGCCCCGGCTTCTGTGCAAGCACAACCAACGAGAGTCACCGACTGTGTCGGGCCTATCCCGCCTGGTTTTACTTACATAATCACTCCAGGCTTTTGGACCAGGAATGGTGTGGTCATCGGTGTAACTTTTCCCGCCGGTGGCAGCATTCCGCCACCCCCTAACCCGAAATGCCATTCCATCGTATTGCCGAATCCACCCAATGATTTTCATTACAATGGTGACGTGCTTATTTGTCCTCTCGGCAACATCACAGTCATCTCGGCTTCATACCAATGGAACATAGGTTTCCTTCCCAACCCTCCGATAATTGTTGGCGACACCCTCCTTGCCGACTCCATTGATTTGGACTTGAACTATGACTACACCGGTGGCGGGGATGACCCGTATATGATGATCTCAAAGAATGGCGCTCCGGTGTACGAGGGGCTGCTATCAGGCGCCGACCTTGAGGCACTCCAACTGGATACCGTTGGGTATCGTGAACTCACCGAGATAGAACAGGTCCCAAGCCTTACCAATTGGGGTATGCTGGTCCTGATGGTATTGTTGGTGATCTCCGGTGTTTATGTTATCTACTACCGGCGGCGTGGTATCGCGCGACCGTAGGTGGTCTTATTGATTATTGGTTTTCCGGAAGGGTCTTGAAACTAACGACCCTCGATGATGCCCAAAGCGGTGGTCTGTTCCCACGCTCCAATCGGGACCGAAGTGCAGATCACCGCTGGCATCGTTGTCCTGTTGCCTGACTTTCTCCTGGACGCCTGGTTATGGTGTCGCACTACGTCACTGGTTGGCCCGACCCTTCGGGCTGTCGGATGGTATGATTGCGCTGCCCGGGCCTAGTGCCCTTCCCAACTCATGAAATTCTTATACTGGGCCGAGGCAAGAAATGACGACGGGTCTTTCGCGAACGAAAGCATATTGTCGACCAGATAAATGTGGTTCTTCTCCTCGTCGGCGATCTTCTCAAGCAAGCGTCGGCGTTCACCGTCCGTTTCATTGGCGGCCGCTTCACGGTACATGGCTTCTGATTTTTCCTCGATAACAAGAGCCGCCTCCCAAAGGGCGCGGACGGTGTCACCACCGAGTGACTCGATCCCATCATCTACCATCTGCTGAAAGACCGACCGGACCACGGCAGGTGTTTCAGAACTTTCGCCCAGACTGGTCGCAGCATCGGATAGATTCCCTTGTGCCATATCCCGAAAAATCCGAAAGTGCTTTTGCTCCTCCTCAGCCAGAGTGAGCAGCACTTTCTTCAGGGCCGGAATCTCAGTTGCTGCGGCACCTCTTTCGTAGAAGGCCTGACCGTCGAGTTCCATCTGCATGGCTGTTTTGATTATGTCCATCACGCCTCCTCATACGGGCCGTCAAGAATGGCCGAGGCGAGGTTCTCGGCTGAGAAACTTTTCTCCATGGCGGCATCGGTAAACACGCCGTCTTTGCGAACCAGCTTGTCATCAAAGTAAATCTCACCACCGCCATAGTCGGCCCGTTGGATTAACACCAGGTCCCAGTGGATTGACGACTGGTTGCCGTTGGGAGCTTCATCGTAACATTGGCCGGGGGTCAGATGAATCGAGCCGGCTATCTTCTCATCGAACAGCGTGTCCTTCATGGGGTGAAGAATAAACGGATTGACGCCTATTGCAAACTCGCCGACATACCGGCTACCCTCGTCGGTGTCGAGAATCTTATTCAGTTTCTTGTCGTCACCCGAACAGGTGGCTTTGACGATCTTGCCGTTTTCGAAAGTGAATGAGATGTCGTTGTAGACCACTCCCTGGTACAACGATGGCGTGTTGTAAGTGATGGTGCCGTTGATCGAATCACGCACCGGCGCGGTGTAGACTTCACCATCCGGGATATTCCGCTCACCGTCACACTTTTCAAAGGGAATGCCTTTGATGGAGAAACTCAAGTCTGTTCCGGGACCCTTTAGCTGCACCTTGTCGGTGGCATCCATGAGGGCAGCCAACCTGTCCTGGGCTTTCGACATGGCAGCGTAGTCGGCGCAGCAAACTTCGAAATAGAAATCCTCGAACTTCTCCTGGGATGTTTCGGCCAGTTGGGCCATAGCGTTGTTCGGATATCGAAGCACCACCCACCGAGTACGCTTGACACGTTCTTCCAGATGAACCGGCTTGTAGAACAACTTGTTGTTCTTATCCATCTGCGCTTGATCGATATCAGCAAGGTCAAAAGGATTGTTGGACCCGCGCAGACCGATATAGGCGTCGGCCCGAGTCATCAACTCCATGTGCAGCTCGGCCTGCTTCTTGAATTGATCGTCAGACGCTCTGCCGACCCATTGACGGATCAGCGACTCATCGTTGTAATACCAAAACGGCACGGCTCCAAGCTCCGTAGCCAGGCGGATGATCTGCTTGCCCAGCTCTATCGTCTCGATTCCCTTGATTTCCAAATACAGTACTTCACCCGGCTTGATTTTGACCGAGTATTCGAGCAATTGGCGGGCGAGTATTTCGTTACGTCTGTCTTTCATGGCAGTGAATCCTCTTGGTAAAAATGTTACGATTTCGATGATACTACAAATCGGCAGCCGAAGCAAGAAGAGGTCGACGCTTGAACTATCTGTCTGAGCCGTCAATCGGCTGAACAATCTCAGGCAATCGCTGTTACAGATTATTATGAGCATCAAGAACGCCAAAGTCGGTACCTCAGGGTTTAGTTACAAAGACTGGTTGGGGAACTTCTATCCCCAGTTTTGCCCGC
Protein-coding regions in this window:
- the rlmN gene encoding 23S rRNA (adenine(2503)-C(2))-methyltransferase RlmN, which gives rise to MKKQNLIGQTITQMEKLMTDMGERSYRGRQLFTWLYSVRQYDFDLMTDLSKECRKRLAEKYEFTVPSVAHEDVSTDGTRKFLFDLNDGEQIETVLIPDPEADRCTVCVSSQVGCALGCRFCATATLGFTRNLSVGEILGQLIRLRDKFGEDAFTNVVFMGMGEPMMNLDNVLAAVGILSADAGMSHAAKKVTISTAGVIPAIRKLADSGSKARLAVSLNAATQEKRVQIMPVSRKYPLDELMKTLEYYTTKTGARVTFEYALFAGFNDTKEDIKAISRVVRGIPCKINLLAYNRVNNLPFERPSDEKLDWFARQLYPKVPAVTVRRSRGDDIAAACGQLAGRAKKAGESR
- a CDS encoding ferritin family protein; this translates as MDIIKTAMQMELDGQAFYERGAAATEIPALKKVLLTLAEEEQKHFRIFRDMAQGNLSDAATSLGESSETPAVVRSVFQQMVDDGIESLGGDTVRALWEAALVIEEKSEAMYREAAANETDGERRRLLEKIADEEKNHIYLVDNMLSFAKDPSSFLASAQYKNFMSWEGH
- a CDS encoding aminopeptidase, which encodes MKDRRNEILARQLLEYSVKIKPGEVLYLEIKGIETIELGKQIIRLATELGAVPFWYYNDESLIRQWVGRASDDQFKKQAELHMELMTRADAYIGLRGSNNPFDLADIDQAQMDKNNKLFYKPVHLEERVKRTRWVVLRYPNNAMAQLAETSQEKFEDFYFEVCCADYAAMSKAQDRLAALMDATDKVQLKGPGTDLSFSIKGIPFEKCDGERNIPDGEVYTAPVRDSINGTITYNTPSLYQGVVYNDISFTFENGKIVKATCSGDDKKLNKILDTDEGSRYVGEFAIGVNPFILHPMKDTLFDEKIAGSIHLTPGQCYDEAPNGNQSSIHWDLVLIQRADYGGGEIYFDDKLVRKDGVFTDAAMEKSFSAENLASAILDGPYEEA